One window of the Lonchura striata isolate bLonStr1 chromosome 9, bLonStr1.mat, whole genome shotgun sequence genome contains the following:
- the RABGAP1L gene encoding rab GTPase-activating protein 1-like isoform X4, producing the protein MPKRENRRLQEASMRLEQENDDLAHELVTSKIALRNDLDQAEDKADVLNKELLLTKQKLVETEEEKRKQEEETAQLKEVFRKQLEKAESEIKKTTAIIAEYKQICSQLSTRLEKQQAASKDELEVVKGKVMACKHCSEIFSKEGTLKVPAVSTDNKGIETDDEKDALKKQLREMELELAQTKLQLVEAKCKIQELEHQRGALMNEIQAAKNSWFSKTLNSIKTATGTQAAPQPQPPLPPREGST; encoded by the exons AGGGAAAACCGCAGGCTCCAAGAAGCAAGCatgaggctggagcaggagaatGATGACCTTGCCCATGAGCTTGTAACAAGCAAAATTGCCTTACGGAATGACCTGGACCAG GCTGAAGACAAAGCAGATGTTTTGAACAAAGAACTTCTCCTGACCAAACAGAAGCTAGTGGAGActgaggaagagaaaaggaagcaggAAGAGGAAACTGCTCAG CTGAAGGAAGTCTTCAGGAAGCAGCTGGAGAAGGCAGAATCTGAGATCAAGAAAACCACAGCCATTATTGCAGAGTATAAACAG ATTTGTTCCCAACTGAGTACCAGGCTGGAAAAACAGCAAGCGGCCAGTAAAGATGAGCTGGAAGTTGTGAAG GGTAAAGTGATGGCCTGCAAACACTGCAGTGAGATTTTCAGCAAGGAGGGGACACTGAAGGTGCCTGCTGTAAGCACGGACAACAAAGGCATCGAAACAGATGATGAGAAGGATGCACTGAAGAAGCAGCTGAGAGAGATGGAGCTGGAGCTTGCACAGACCAAACTGCAGCTTGTGGAAGCCAAGTGCAAAATTCAG GAGCTGGAGCACCAGAGAGGAGCCCTTATGAATGAAATCCAAGCTGCCAAAAACTCTTGGTTTAGCAAAACCCTGAACTCTATCAAAACGGCCACAGGCACGcaggcagcgccgcagccgcagccgccCCTGCCTCCCCGAGAGGGCAGCACATAG
- the RABGAP1L gene encoding rab GTPase-activating protein 1-like isoform X3, translating to MRESQLQQEDPMDRYKRENRRLQEASMRLEQENDDLAHELVTSKIALRNDLDQAEDKADVLNKELLLTKQKLVETEEEKRKQEEETAQLKEVFRKQLEKAESEIKKTTAIIAEYKQICSQLSTRLEKQQAASKDELEVVKGKVMACKHCSEIFSKEGTLKVPAVSTDNKGIETDDEKDALKKQLREMELELAQTKLQLVEAKCKIQELEHQRGALMNEIQAAKNSWFSKTLNSIKTATGTQAAPQPQPPLPPREGST from the exons AGGGAAAACCGCAGGCTCCAAGAAGCAAGCatgaggctggagcaggagaatGATGACCTTGCCCATGAGCTTGTAACAAGCAAAATTGCCTTACGGAATGACCTGGACCAG GCTGAAGACAAAGCAGATGTTTTGAACAAAGAACTTCTCCTGACCAAACAGAAGCTAGTGGAGActgaggaagagaaaaggaagcaggAAGAGGAAACTGCTCAG CTGAAGGAAGTCTTCAGGAAGCAGCTGGAGAAGGCAGAATCTGAGATCAAGAAAACCACAGCCATTATTGCAGAGTATAAACAG ATTTGTTCCCAACTGAGTACCAGGCTGGAAAAACAGCAAGCGGCCAGTAAAGATGAGCTGGAAGTTGTGAAG GGTAAAGTGATGGCCTGCAAACACTGCAGTGAGATTTTCAGCAAGGAGGGGACACTGAAGGTGCCTGCTGTAAGCACGGACAACAAAGGCATCGAAACAGATGATGAGAAGGATGCACTGAAGAAGCAGCTGAGAGAGATGGAGCTGGAGCTTGCACAGACCAAACTGCAGCTTGTGGAAGCCAAGTGCAAAATTCAG GAGCTGGAGCACCAGAGAGGAGCCCTTATGAATGAAATCCAAGCTGCCAAAAACTCTTGGTTTAGCAAAACCCTGAACTCTATCAAAACGGCCACAGGCACGcaggcagcgccgcagccgcagccgccCCTGCCTCCCCGAGAGGGCAGCACATAG